One window of Pyrus communis chromosome 12, drPyrComm1.1, whole genome shotgun sequence genomic DNA carries:
- the LOC137710646 gene encoding serine/threonine-protein kinase AtPK1/AtPK6-like yields MVTSSRKKTLHSLLAAKLSSLTIPPSSSPSSSSAPQDFDFNEIFGPTATTPNDSSTSAAASFPPPPLVIHNRSHSFVGPSPRFTPTPSSLPFTSDFLDSQSDDDESETPIGTENRNGGESEKTELGARKFGPADFEMLRVVGQGAFGKVFQVRKKSDGDSNGGGDGGDGLFAMKVMRKDTIIKKNHVDYMKAERDILTKVVHPFIVQLRYSFQTNSKLYLIMDFINGGHLFFHLYRQGIFSEDQARFYTAEIVSAVAHLHKCGIVHRDLKPENVLVDSDGHVMLTDFGLAKEIDEASRSNSMCGTTEYMAPEILQSKGHNKDADWWSIGILLYEMLKGQPPFTHANRKKLQERIIKEKVKLPSYLTSEAHSLLKGLLQKDPSQRLGNGPNGGDNVKSHKWFRSINWKKLEAREVLPKFKPDVSGKDCTANFDRCWTTMPLEDSPAPTPTAGQHFQGYTYVAPNPWLSSV; encoded by the exons ATGGTGACGTCATCTCGGAAGAAAACGCTCCACTCCCTGCTGGCCGCGAAGCTCAGCAGCCTCACAATCCCGCCGtcctcctccccctcctcctcatCCGCACCTCAAGACTTCGACTTTAACGAAATCTTCGGCCCCACAGCCACCACCCCCAACGACTCATCAACCTCCGCCGCCGCCTCATTCCCGCCTCCGCCTCTAGTCATCCACAACCGCTCTCACTCCTTCGTGGGCCCCTCGCCGCGCTTCACTCCCACTCCCTCCTCCCTTCCCTTCACCTCCGACTTCCTCGATTCCCAGAGCGATGACGACGAATCGGAAACCCCAATCGGAACTGAGAATCGGAATGGTGGGGAATCAGAGAAGACCGAGCTCGGAGCTCGGAAGTTCGGGCCTGCGGATTTTGAGATGCTGAGAGTTGTGGGTCAGGGCGCGTTTGGGAAGGTCTTTCAAGTGAGAAAGAAGAGCGACGGCGACAGTAACGGCGGCGGTGACGGCGGTGATGGGCTTTTTGCCATGAAGGTTATGAGGAAGGACACAATCATAAAGAAGAACCATGTTGATTACATGAAAGCTGAGAGAGATATTCTCACTAAGGTTGTGCACCCCTTCATTGTTCAGCTCCGCTACTCTTTCCAG ACCAACTCTAAGCTTTATTTGATCATGGATTTTATAAACGGAGGGCATCTCTTCTTTCATCTATACCGGCAGGGAATCTTCAG CGAGGATCAGGCGAGATTTTATACTGCTGAGATAGTGTCTGCTGTTGCACATCTTCACAAGTGCGGGATTGTCCATCGGGACCTTAAACCTGAGAATGTTCTTGTGGATTCTGATGGGCAC GTCATGCTAACTGATTTTGGGCTAGCAAAGGAAATTGACGAAGCCAGCAGATCGAATTCAATGTGTGGCACCACAGAGTACATGGCTCCGGAAATTTTGCAGTCTAAAGGCCATAACAAAGATGCGGATTGGTGGAGCATCGGTATCCTTTTGTATGAGATGCTAAAAGGGCAG CCACCATTTACACACGCAAACAGAAAGAAACTTCAGGAGAGAATCATCAAAGAGAAAGTTAAACTCCCGTCGTATCTAACCAGCGAAGCTCACTCTCTGCTGAAAGGA TTGCTACAAAAGGATCCGTCACAGAGGTTAGGTAACGGGCCGAACGGAGGGGATAACGTCAAAAGCCATAAGTGGTTTCGATCAATCAACTGGAAGAAGTTGGAGGCCAGAGAAGTGCTCCCAAAGTTCAAACCGGATGTGAGCGGAAAAGACTGCACGGCCAACTTTGACCGGTGCTGGACTACAATGCCTCTGGAAGACTCACCCGCTCCCACACCAACTGCGGGTCAGCATTTCCAGGGGTACACTTACGTGGCACCTAACCCGTGGCTTTCGTCGGTATAA
- the LOC137711072 gene encoding transportin MOS14-like isoform X3, translating into MNLHPEYIPGLLELLTVLPEEVFNYKIAARPERRRQFEKELTSQIEVALDILTACLNITELKEQVLEAFASWLRLKHGIPGSVLASHPLVLTALSSLNSELLSEAAVNVISELIHYTAAGSSGGVSVQMPLIQVLVPQVMNLKGQLRDSSKDEEDVKAIARLFSDMGDSYVELIATGSDESMLIVHALLEVASHPEYYIASMTFNFWHSLQVNLTRRESYISFMNESSIEAERNRRLQLFRPAYESLVSLVSFRIQYPQDYQDLSNEDLKEFKHTRYAVADVLIDAASVLGGDATLRILYMKLDEAAACCHNEQSEWRPAEAALFGIRAISSYVSAVEAEVMPKVMDRLLKLPQHPQLLQTVCLTIGAYSKWLDSASGGLSILPSVLDILMSGMGISEDSAAAAAVAFRQICDDCRLKLCGCLDGLFHIYHRAVSGEGSFKVAADDSLHLVEALSKVITELPPDHAKRALEALCLPVVTPLQEIVSQGPDTLNSKPARDLTVHIDRFGYIFRYVNHAEAVADAIQRLWPIFKAIFDLRAWDMRTMESLCRACKYAVRTSGRCMGITIGAMLEEIQGLYQQHHQPCFLYLSSEVIKIFGSDPSCANYLKSLIEALFMHTTRLLTSIQEFTARPDIADDCFLLASRCIRYCPQLFIPSAVFPSLVDCSLIGITVHHREASNSILTFLSDIFDLGNSAGGEQYLPIRNGVILPRGSSITRILIASLTGALPSSRLESVTYTLLSLSRAYGPQSVEWAKESISLVPLTAVTEVERSRFLKALSDAASGANVNALSVPIEDLSDVCRRNRTVMEIVQQSLRPLELNIAPGS; encoded by the exons ATGAATTTGCATCCAGAGTACATACCAGGACTTTTGGAGTTACTAACAGTTTTGCCCGAG GAAGTATTCAACTACAAAATTGCAGCTCGCCCGGAAAGACGCCGCCAATTTGAAAAGGAGCTTACTTCACAAATTGAGGTTGCTCTTGACATCCTGACTGCCTGTTTGAATATTACTGAACTTAAGGAGCAG GTTCTTGAAGCGTTTGCTTCTTGGCTTCGACTGAAACATGG GATCCCTGGATCTGTGCTTGCATCCCATCCATTGGTGCTCACAGCTCTCTCAAGCTTGAATTCTGAGCTACTTTCAGAGGCTGCAGTAAATG TTATATCTGAATTGATCCACTATACAGCAGCTGGAAGCTCAGGTGGTGTCTCTGTGCAGATGCCCTTAATTCAAGTTCTTGTCCCTCAAGTAATGAATCTGAAGGGACAGCTAAGAGATTCTTCAAAG GATGAGGAAGACGTGAAGGCCATTGCTCGCTTATTTTCTGACATGGGTGATTCATATGTTGAACTTATTGCAACTG GCTCAGATGAATCAATGTTGATTGTACATGCGTTATTGGAAGTTGCATCACACCCAGAGTACTATATTGCTTCCATGACATTCAACTTTTGGCACAGTCTTCAGGTGAACTTGACCAGAAG GGAATCGTATATTTCATTTATGAATGAATCTTCCATTGAAGCTGAGAGAAATAGAAGGCTGCAACTTTTTCGTCCAGCTTATGAGTCACTTGTATCCTTa GTTAGCTTTCGGATTCAATATCCTCAAGATTATCAAGACCTTTCAAATGAGGATCTTAAGGAGTTTAAGCATACTAGATATG CTGTTGCGGATGTCTTAATTGACGCAGCATCAGTTTTAGGGGGGGATGCCACACTTAGAATTCTTTACATGAAGCTTGATGAG GCTGCAGCGTGCTGTCACAATGAACAAAGTGAATGGCGCCCAGCGGAAGCTGCTTTGTTCGGCATCCGGGCAATATCTAGTTATGTTTCAGCAGTTGAAGCTGAAGTAATGCCCAAG GTTATGGATAGGCTACTTAAATTGCCTCAACATCCTCAACTACTTCAGACAG TTTGCTTAACTATTGGAGCGTATTCAAAGTGGCTTGATTCTGCATCAGGCGGACTGTCCATACTGCCTTCAGTTCTAGATATCCTCATGAGTGGCATGGGTATATCTGAAGATTCTGCAGCAGCTGCAGCTGTGGCATTTAGACAGATTTGTGACG ATTGCCGATTAAAGCTCTGTGGATGTTTGGATGGACTCTTCCATATATACCATAGGGCAGTGAGTGGTGAAGGCAGTTTCAAGGTTGCTGCTGATGATTCACTACATTTAGTTGAAGCCTTAAG CAAGGTCATTACTGAACTTCCTCCAGACCATGCTAAGAGGGCATTGGAGGCCTTGTGCTTACCCGTTGTTACTCCTCTACAG GAAATTGTCAGCCAAGGCCCAGACACGCTAAATAGCAAGCCTGCTCGTGATTTAACAGTTCACATCGATCGATTTGGATACATCTTTAGGTATGTGAATCATGCAGAAGCTGTGGCAGATGCAATTCAAAGACTTTGGCCAATTTTTAAAGCCATATTTGATCT TCGTGCTTGGGACATGCGGACAATGGAGTCTCTTTGCCGAGCTTGCAAATACGCT GTGAGGACTTCTGGAAGGTGCATGGGAATTACAATTGGAGCAATGCTAGAAGAGATTCAAGGTTTATATCAACAGCATCACCAACCGTGCTTCCTCTATTTATCTAGTGAAGTTATAAAG ATATTCGGTTCTGACCCATCTTGTGCAAATTATTTGAAAAGTTTGATTGAAGCACTTTTTATGCACACAACACGTCTTCTCACGAGCATTCAG GAATTTACTGCCAGACCTGATATAGCAGATGATTGTTTTCTGTTGGCATCAAGATGCATTCGCTATTGTCCTCAATTATTTATTCCATCAGCTGTATTTCCATCATTAGTAGATTGCTCGTTGATTGGGATTACAGTGCATCacag AGAGGCATCAAATTCAATATTAACGTTCTTAtctgatatatttgatcttggAAACTCTGCCGGGGGAGAACAATACTTACCAATCAGGAATGGTGTCATTCTTCCTCGAGGGTCCAGCATAACAAGAATTTTAATTGCTTCACTAACAGGAGCACTTCCAAGTTCCCGACTAGAATCG GTAACCTACACGCTACTATCTTTATCTCGAGCTTATGGGCCTCAGTCGGTGGAGTGGGCCAAGGAGAGTATTTCTTTAGTTCCTTTGACGGCTGTGACAGAAGTTGAGCGTTCGAGATTCTTGAAAGCATTGTCAGATGCTGCGTCCGGGGCTAACGTTAATGCCCTGTCTGTTCCAATTGAGGACCTATCGGATGTTTGCCGCCGTAATCGAACAGTTATGGAGATCGTTCAACAATCTTTGAGGCCACTTGAGTTGAACATAGCACCGGGATCATAA
- the LOC137711072 gene encoding transportin MOS14-like isoform X1: MELQNTVKEALNALYHHPDDGVRLQADRWLQDFLRTLDAWQVADNLLHDATSNLETLIFCSQTLRSKVQRDIEELPSEAFRPLRDSLNNLLRKFHKGPPKVRTQISIAVAALAVHVRAEDWGDGGIVKWLRDEMNLHPEYIPGLLELLTVLPEEVFNYKIAARPERRRQFEKELTSQIEVALDILTACLNITELKEQVLEAFASWLRLKHGIPGSVLASHPLVLTALSSLNSELLSEAAVNVISELIHYTAAGSSGGVSVQMPLIQVLVPQVMNLKGQLRDSSKDEEDVKAIARLFSDMGDSYVELIATGSDESMLIVHALLEVASHPEYYIASMTFNFWHSLQVNLTRRESYISFMNESSIEAERNRRLQLFRPAYESLVSLVSFRIQYPQDYQDLSNEDLKEFKHTRYAVADVLIDAASVLGGDATLRILYMKLDEAAACCHNEQSEWRPAEAALFGIRAISSYVSAVEAEVMPKVMDRLLKLPQHPQLLQTVCLTIGAYSKWLDSASGGLSILPSVLDILMSGMGISEDSAAAAAVAFRQICDDCRLKLCGCLDGLFHIYHRAVSGEGSFKVAADDSLHLVEALSKVITELPPDHAKRALEALCLPVVTPLQVCFILEENLRMDPFVGDMLITAVNNQEIVSQGPDTLNSKPARDLTVHIDRFGYIFRYVNHAEAVADAIQRLWPIFKAIFDLRAWDMRTMESLCRACKYAVRTSGRCMGITIGAMLEEIQGLYQQHHQPCFLYLSSEVIKIFGSDPSCANYLKSLIEALFMHTTRLLTSIQEFTARPDIADDCFLLASRCIRYCPQLFIPSAVFPSLVDCSLIGITVHHREASNSILTFLSDIFDLGNSAGGEQYLPIRNGVILPRGSSITRILIASLTGALPSSRLESVTYTLLSLSRAYGPQSVEWAKESISLVPLTAVTEVERSRFLKALSDAASGANVNALSVPIEDLSDVCRRNRTVMEIVQQSLRPLELNIAPGS, encoded by the exons ATGGAGCTCCAGAACACAGTGAAAGAAGCCCTCAATGCACTCTACCACCACCCCGACGACGGCGTCCGCCTGCAGGCCGATCGCTGGCTGCAGGACTTCCTGCGGACGCTGGACGCCTGGCAG GTTGCTGATAACTTGCTTCATGATGCAACTAGCAATCTAGAAACATTAATATTTTGTTCTCAGACCCTTAGAAGCAAG GTACAACGAGATATTGAAGAACTACCTTCTGAAGCTTTTCGCCCGTTACGTGATTCGTTAAAT AACTTATTGAGAAAATTCCACAAAGGCCCCCCTAAAGTCAGAACTCAG ATTAGCATTGCTGTGGCTGCTTTGGCTGTACATGTTCGCGCTGAAGATTGGGGGGATGGTGGGATTGTGAAGTGGCTTCGTGATGAGATGAATTTGCATCCAGAGTACATACCAGGACTTTTGGAGTTACTAACAGTTTTGCCCGAG GAAGTATTCAACTACAAAATTGCAGCTCGCCCGGAAAGACGCCGCCAATTTGAAAAGGAGCTTACTTCACAAATTGAGGTTGCTCTTGACATCCTGACTGCCTGTTTGAATATTACTGAACTTAAGGAGCAG GTTCTTGAAGCGTTTGCTTCTTGGCTTCGACTGAAACATGG GATCCCTGGATCTGTGCTTGCATCCCATCCATTGGTGCTCACAGCTCTCTCAAGCTTGAATTCTGAGCTACTTTCAGAGGCTGCAGTAAATG TTATATCTGAATTGATCCACTATACAGCAGCTGGAAGCTCAGGTGGTGTCTCTGTGCAGATGCCCTTAATTCAAGTTCTTGTCCCTCAAGTAATGAATCTGAAGGGACAGCTAAGAGATTCTTCAAAG GATGAGGAAGACGTGAAGGCCATTGCTCGCTTATTTTCTGACATGGGTGATTCATATGTTGAACTTATTGCAACTG GCTCAGATGAATCAATGTTGATTGTACATGCGTTATTGGAAGTTGCATCACACCCAGAGTACTATATTGCTTCCATGACATTCAACTTTTGGCACAGTCTTCAGGTGAACTTGACCAGAAG GGAATCGTATATTTCATTTATGAATGAATCTTCCATTGAAGCTGAGAGAAATAGAAGGCTGCAACTTTTTCGTCCAGCTTATGAGTCACTTGTATCCTTa GTTAGCTTTCGGATTCAATATCCTCAAGATTATCAAGACCTTTCAAATGAGGATCTTAAGGAGTTTAAGCATACTAGATATG CTGTTGCGGATGTCTTAATTGACGCAGCATCAGTTTTAGGGGGGGATGCCACACTTAGAATTCTTTACATGAAGCTTGATGAG GCTGCAGCGTGCTGTCACAATGAACAAAGTGAATGGCGCCCAGCGGAAGCTGCTTTGTTCGGCATCCGGGCAATATCTAGTTATGTTTCAGCAGTTGAAGCTGAAGTAATGCCCAAG GTTATGGATAGGCTACTTAAATTGCCTCAACATCCTCAACTACTTCAGACAG TTTGCTTAACTATTGGAGCGTATTCAAAGTGGCTTGATTCTGCATCAGGCGGACTGTCCATACTGCCTTCAGTTCTAGATATCCTCATGAGTGGCATGGGTATATCTGAAGATTCTGCAGCAGCTGCAGCTGTGGCATTTAGACAGATTTGTGACG ATTGCCGATTAAAGCTCTGTGGATGTTTGGATGGACTCTTCCATATATACCATAGGGCAGTGAGTGGTGAAGGCAGTTTCAAGGTTGCTGCTGATGATTCACTACATTTAGTTGAAGCCTTAAG CAAGGTCATTACTGAACTTCCTCCAGACCATGCTAAGAGGGCATTGGAGGCCTTGTGCTTACCCGTTGTTACTCCTCTACAGGtatgtttcattttagaagaaAATCTACGTATGGATCCTTTTGTTGGTGATATGCTGATTACTGCTGTCAACAACCAGGAAATTGTCAGCCAAGGCCCAGACACGCTAAATAGCAAGCCTGCTCGTGATTTAACAGTTCACATCGATCGATTTGGATACATCTTTAGGTATGTGAATCATGCAGAAGCTGTGGCAGATGCAATTCAAAGACTTTGGCCAATTTTTAAAGCCATATTTGATCT TCGTGCTTGGGACATGCGGACAATGGAGTCTCTTTGCCGAGCTTGCAAATACGCT GTGAGGACTTCTGGAAGGTGCATGGGAATTACAATTGGAGCAATGCTAGAAGAGATTCAAGGTTTATATCAACAGCATCACCAACCGTGCTTCCTCTATTTATCTAGTGAAGTTATAAAG ATATTCGGTTCTGACCCATCTTGTGCAAATTATTTGAAAAGTTTGATTGAAGCACTTTTTATGCACACAACACGTCTTCTCACGAGCATTCAG GAATTTACTGCCAGACCTGATATAGCAGATGATTGTTTTCTGTTGGCATCAAGATGCATTCGCTATTGTCCTCAATTATTTATTCCATCAGCTGTATTTCCATCATTAGTAGATTGCTCGTTGATTGGGATTACAGTGCATCacag AGAGGCATCAAATTCAATATTAACGTTCTTAtctgatatatttgatcttggAAACTCTGCCGGGGGAGAACAATACTTACCAATCAGGAATGGTGTCATTCTTCCTCGAGGGTCCAGCATAACAAGAATTTTAATTGCTTCACTAACAGGAGCACTTCCAAGTTCCCGACTAGAATCG GTAACCTACACGCTACTATCTTTATCTCGAGCTTATGGGCCTCAGTCGGTGGAGTGGGCCAAGGAGAGTATTTCTTTAGTTCCTTTGACGGCTGTGACAGAAGTTGAGCGTTCGAGATTCTTGAAAGCATTGTCAGATGCTGCGTCCGGGGCTAACGTTAATGCCCTGTCTGTTCCAATTGAGGACCTATCGGATGTTTGCCGCCGTAATCGAACAGTTATGGAGATCGTTCAACAATCTTTGAGGCCACTTGAGTTGAACATAGCACCGGGATCATAA
- the LOC137711072 gene encoding transportin MOS14-like isoform X2, whose amino-acid sequence MELQNTVKEALNALYHHPDDGVRLQADRWLQDFLRTLDAWQVADNLLHDATSNLETLIFCSQTLRSKVQRDIEELPSEAFRPLRDSLNNLLRKFHKGPPKVRTQISIAVAALAVHVRAEDWGDGGIVKWLRDEMNLHPEYIPGLLELLTVLPEEVFNYKIAARPERRRQFEKELTSQIEVALDILTACLNITELKEQVLEAFASWLRLKHGIPGSVLASHPLVLTALSSLNSELLSEAAVNVISELIHYTAAGSSGGVSVQMPLIQVLVPQVMNLKGQLRDSSKDEEDVKAIARLFSDMGDSYVELIATGSDESMLIVHALLEVASHPEYYIASMTFNFWHSLQVNLTRRESYISFMNESSIEAERNRRLQLFRPAYESLVSLVSFRIQYPQDYQDLSNEDLKEFKHTRYAVADVLIDAASVLGGDATLRILYMKLDEAAACCHNEQSEWRPAEAALFGIRAISSYVSAVEAEVMPKVMDRLLKLPQHPQLLQTVCLTIGAYSKWLDSASGGLSILPSVLDILMSGMGISEDSAAAAAVAFRQICDDCRLKLCGCLDGLFHIYHRAVSGEGSFKVAADDSLHLVEALSKVITELPPDHAKRALEALCLPVVTPLQEIVSQGPDTLNSKPARDLTVHIDRFGYIFRYVNHAEAVADAIQRLWPIFKAIFDLRAWDMRTMESLCRACKYAVRTSGRCMGITIGAMLEEIQGLYQQHHQPCFLYLSSEVIKIFGSDPSCANYLKSLIEALFMHTTRLLTSIQEFTARPDIADDCFLLASRCIRYCPQLFIPSAVFPSLVDCSLIGITVHHREASNSILTFLSDIFDLGNSAGGEQYLPIRNGVILPRGSSITRILIASLTGALPSSRLESVTYTLLSLSRAYGPQSVEWAKESISLVPLTAVTEVERSRFLKALSDAASGANVNALSVPIEDLSDVCRRNRTVMEIVQQSLRPLELNIAPGS is encoded by the exons ATGGAGCTCCAGAACACAGTGAAAGAAGCCCTCAATGCACTCTACCACCACCCCGACGACGGCGTCCGCCTGCAGGCCGATCGCTGGCTGCAGGACTTCCTGCGGACGCTGGACGCCTGGCAG GTTGCTGATAACTTGCTTCATGATGCAACTAGCAATCTAGAAACATTAATATTTTGTTCTCAGACCCTTAGAAGCAAG GTACAACGAGATATTGAAGAACTACCTTCTGAAGCTTTTCGCCCGTTACGTGATTCGTTAAAT AACTTATTGAGAAAATTCCACAAAGGCCCCCCTAAAGTCAGAACTCAG ATTAGCATTGCTGTGGCTGCTTTGGCTGTACATGTTCGCGCTGAAGATTGGGGGGATGGTGGGATTGTGAAGTGGCTTCGTGATGAGATGAATTTGCATCCAGAGTACATACCAGGACTTTTGGAGTTACTAACAGTTTTGCCCGAG GAAGTATTCAACTACAAAATTGCAGCTCGCCCGGAAAGACGCCGCCAATTTGAAAAGGAGCTTACTTCACAAATTGAGGTTGCTCTTGACATCCTGACTGCCTGTTTGAATATTACTGAACTTAAGGAGCAG GTTCTTGAAGCGTTTGCTTCTTGGCTTCGACTGAAACATGG GATCCCTGGATCTGTGCTTGCATCCCATCCATTGGTGCTCACAGCTCTCTCAAGCTTGAATTCTGAGCTACTTTCAGAGGCTGCAGTAAATG TTATATCTGAATTGATCCACTATACAGCAGCTGGAAGCTCAGGTGGTGTCTCTGTGCAGATGCCCTTAATTCAAGTTCTTGTCCCTCAAGTAATGAATCTGAAGGGACAGCTAAGAGATTCTTCAAAG GATGAGGAAGACGTGAAGGCCATTGCTCGCTTATTTTCTGACATGGGTGATTCATATGTTGAACTTATTGCAACTG GCTCAGATGAATCAATGTTGATTGTACATGCGTTATTGGAAGTTGCATCACACCCAGAGTACTATATTGCTTCCATGACATTCAACTTTTGGCACAGTCTTCAGGTGAACTTGACCAGAAG GGAATCGTATATTTCATTTATGAATGAATCTTCCATTGAAGCTGAGAGAAATAGAAGGCTGCAACTTTTTCGTCCAGCTTATGAGTCACTTGTATCCTTa GTTAGCTTTCGGATTCAATATCCTCAAGATTATCAAGACCTTTCAAATGAGGATCTTAAGGAGTTTAAGCATACTAGATATG CTGTTGCGGATGTCTTAATTGACGCAGCATCAGTTTTAGGGGGGGATGCCACACTTAGAATTCTTTACATGAAGCTTGATGAG GCTGCAGCGTGCTGTCACAATGAACAAAGTGAATGGCGCCCAGCGGAAGCTGCTTTGTTCGGCATCCGGGCAATATCTAGTTATGTTTCAGCAGTTGAAGCTGAAGTAATGCCCAAG GTTATGGATAGGCTACTTAAATTGCCTCAACATCCTCAACTACTTCAGACAG TTTGCTTAACTATTGGAGCGTATTCAAAGTGGCTTGATTCTGCATCAGGCGGACTGTCCATACTGCCTTCAGTTCTAGATATCCTCATGAGTGGCATGGGTATATCTGAAGATTCTGCAGCAGCTGCAGCTGTGGCATTTAGACAGATTTGTGACG ATTGCCGATTAAAGCTCTGTGGATGTTTGGATGGACTCTTCCATATATACCATAGGGCAGTGAGTGGTGAAGGCAGTTTCAAGGTTGCTGCTGATGATTCACTACATTTAGTTGAAGCCTTAAG CAAGGTCATTACTGAACTTCCTCCAGACCATGCTAAGAGGGCATTGGAGGCCTTGTGCTTACCCGTTGTTACTCCTCTACAG GAAATTGTCAGCCAAGGCCCAGACACGCTAAATAGCAAGCCTGCTCGTGATTTAACAGTTCACATCGATCGATTTGGATACATCTTTAGGTATGTGAATCATGCAGAAGCTGTGGCAGATGCAATTCAAAGACTTTGGCCAATTTTTAAAGCCATATTTGATCT TCGTGCTTGGGACATGCGGACAATGGAGTCTCTTTGCCGAGCTTGCAAATACGCT GTGAGGACTTCTGGAAGGTGCATGGGAATTACAATTGGAGCAATGCTAGAAGAGATTCAAGGTTTATATCAACAGCATCACCAACCGTGCTTCCTCTATTTATCTAGTGAAGTTATAAAG ATATTCGGTTCTGACCCATCTTGTGCAAATTATTTGAAAAGTTTGATTGAAGCACTTTTTATGCACACAACACGTCTTCTCACGAGCATTCAG GAATTTACTGCCAGACCTGATATAGCAGATGATTGTTTTCTGTTGGCATCAAGATGCATTCGCTATTGTCCTCAATTATTTATTCCATCAGCTGTATTTCCATCATTAGTAGATTGCTCGTTGATTGGGATTACAGTGCATCacag AGAGGCATCAAATTCAATATTAACGTTCTTAtctgatatatttgatcttggAAACTCTGCCGGGGGAGAACAATACTTACCAATCAGGAATGGTGTCATTCTTCCTCGAGGGTCCAGCATAACAAGAATTTTAATTGCTTCACTAACAGGAGCACTTCCAAGTTCCCGACTAGAATCG GTAACCTACACGCTACTATCTTTATCTCGAGCTTATGGGCCTCAGTCGGTGGAGTGGGCCAAGGAGAGTATTTCTTTAGTTCCTTTGACGGCTGTGACAGAAGTTGAGCGTTCGAGATTCTTGAAAGCATTGTCAGATGCTGCGTCCGGGGCTAACGTTAATGCCCTGTCTGTTCCAATTGAGGACCTATCGGATGTTTGCCGCCGTAATCGAACAGTTATGGAGATCGTTCAACAATCTTTGAGGCCACTTGAGTTGAACATAGCACCGGGATCATAA